cttggcatcatgggggaggtccctaggcattgtgggagggtcaaatttggggcgtcgaatccaacaaaattcgggtcgtgtcgacccaaatttgaacagccatattcaggccgaacattaggacgacccgaattccaACAACAACActacctctgaccacactgtcttgcatatAAATGactagcctatacaaatccacgctacactAATCGCATTAaaataagcggtagagaaaaaaactgacgtgatagaaactaatcagaatcagcatacctattttagtgtaaataagtttaaaaattgaagtcaagaaaacatttgttcaaaattgttccccagtgtaatatatttAGTTCTAACAGTCTGTATATTAAGGTAATGTTTTCAGAAGCTTCAGTCATATACACAAGCATGCAGGTAACTGTGGGAATTAGCTGAACACCTCTTTATGGATCAGCAATTCAGAAAGTTTTAATGATGGAGGATTGGAGCACCAACCagacagtatattttatttatttttttaatatgtcagaAATGGTAGTTTATATAATTTATCAATGACAGGTCCATTTTAGGAGGATAAACTATTGGGGAATGTGCATGTGTCGTGTAGATgtactgcagttttttttgcgCACTGACATAAACATTGAGGTTTGGTAATCTCTCAGGAGTCTTGTGGGCCAATAAACCACCAACCAGACTGGAAAAGGTTTTCATACCTAACATGCTTAGCACATGATATAAGGTAAATTATTTAATCTTCTTCGTCATATTTACACAACACGAGATGGATCATATAGTGACTGATATATCATAACTCCGATATGGTCTCCAATTACTGATCAGTGTGTGAAATTATCCAATCATAATCAAGAATGGTGACAATGTGTGACACAATGGGATACATTTCCTGTCATCGTGATCAAAGGTGAAGCAAATATTTCCAGAGAAGAGATAATGGGATTCAACCAATAAAACATGGAGGATTTTACAACCCAAAGACTAATGATGTGAGATGGGGACACCTGGCATGGTGTAGCTGGTGCTGGAATTTTTCGGGTTATCTAATGGTGGATTTATGGGGGCCATAAACTGCCTGATGAAGTTCTCATGATACATCTGCTGGGGTCATGCTGAGACCTGTCGGTGTTTCTGGGCCTCCATGCTGTCAGTGGGACTCTTCATTTTCTGCTGGAGAGATGATAATCAACATGAAACAGCTGAGAACTGAGAACATCCACCAACAACCTCAGAGGAGACGATATAGCTGTGGTGGAGATTCTTTTGGATCAATGAGCCAACATAGCAGAGAAGATGCAGAAACTATGCAATGCCCTTCCATTAATGGCTGTGATTATCCCATCCAGGTTTAATAATTGCACCTACTGATTGGCATTGCAGTGATCTGGTGAGCGTACTGTCAATTGTTCCTGATGTAGTCTTGGATCTCAGAACTATTATTCTGTGGAAACaggaatacaaataaattacaggatatattaaaaaaatgtgttgtattaTGGTCCCTGTTGTGCTATGCTCATCTGTTATAGGACATGTTCGCCTGGCTTAAAAGGATCTCATAACACAGATGTGGTGGGGAGATGGCACTACGCCTGGTTACCCCACCAACCAGAATCTGCAATTCACCTTGTCACATGACTGCTCTTCCTGAAACACCTGACCTCTCCCTGAATTCTAAATGTTTGATATCAGCCAACAGAATCAACTGTTGGGGAAATAGCTGTCCATCGATGTTACTGTTTTCTTCTAGGAAACAAAAGAAACCTACAGATAAAGCCACAGCCTCTACTATTAGATTGATGTGGGGTGATGGATGAGTCCGCAATGGTTTTGTATGGGGTGTGGAAGTGTCAGATTGGTCAGACTGATTTGCCTTGGCTGTTGTCACCTCAAAAAGAAATATCAGTCATGTATTTAAGTCAAGTTAAAGATGGTATGTCTTCAGTGCTTGGAGGGGGTTGCCAGATAAAACAACCTGAGCTCATAATGCCTTTCTGTGGTGGAAAGTATTATGGGTGAGAGCTATTCCAGTGTAGGAACAGAGCACAGTGGGGGAATGAGCTGTGATAATAATAAAGCTTTGGGTGGTTTTATACAAATCCAATCATGCCAACTTTTGCACAGCAGATGTTTCTATAGATCTCCCCCCCATCCTTCTCCAGTGACACACCCATTTCCTGTCCTATCTCCTACCGTTAAACACAAATTTCCTGTCCTGTTTCTTCCCCTGTAACACCCATTTCCTATCCTATCTCCTCTCCTTACACACCCATTTCCTTTCCTATTTCTTCCCCTGATACAACCATCTCCTTTCCTATCTCCTCTCCTTACACAGCCATTTGCTTTCCTATCTCCTCCTCTGACACACCCATTTCCTTTCCTATTTCTTCCCCTGACATACCCATTTCCTTTCCTATTTCTTCCCCTGACACACCCATTTCCTTACCTATCTCTTCCCCTGACACACCCATTTCCTTTCCTATTTCTTCCCCTGNNNNNNNNNNNNNNNNNNNNNNNNNNNNNNNNNNNNNNNNNNNATTTCTTCCCCTGACACACCCATTTCCTTACCTATCTCTTCCCCTGACACACCCATTTCCTTTCCTATTTCTTCCCCTGACACACCCATTTCCTTTCCTATCTCTTCCCCTGTTACACCCATTTCCTTTCCTATCTCCTCCCCTGACACACCCATTATCCTGTCCCATCTCCACAATTGACACACCCATTTTTCCCCTCCCCTGCTCTGTTCAGGTCTCCTCCCTAGAGGAAGCAGAGAGACAGGTGATAGGTGTTCCTATGCTGCTTTCTCCTGTGGCCTGGACATGAAAGCTTTTCACCTTCTCTCACACATGTATTAAGGGGTTGATTGGCCAATGATGCTGGATCTGTCACGTAATTTCATGTATATTTGATAATTCATGGCGGTACGGTATTAATGTTCTTTACCTTTTATTGTACAATAGATGTGGACCTCTGAATCTTCCTTCGCCCTCAGCAGAAGACAACTTGACACTGGATGagacaaattattacaaaaacactGAGAAGGGGACATTAGACCTGATCCCTAGAAATCCTCCACATTCCAACCAGGCCAGTGGACATAACAGCTATGTATCGGTATcgtataatttaataataatccgTCAGTGTAATGTGATGATAGTCCCATGTAATATGATGATGGTTCTATGTAATGTGATGATTGTTCTGTGTAATGTGATGATTGTTCTGTGTAATGTGATGATTGTTCTATGTAAAATAATGATGGTTGTATGTAATATGATGGTCTCATGTAATATGATGATGGTCCAGTGTAATGTGATTATGGTCCTCTGCAATATGATGATGGTCCTATGTAATGTGATGACAGTCCCGTGTAATGTGTTGATGGTTCCATGTATTATGATGTTGGTCCTATGTAATGTGATGATGGTcctgtgtaatatgatgatgGTTACGTGTAATATGATGATGGTCCTGTGTAATGTGTTGATGGTTCTATGTAATATGATGATGGTCCTGTGTAATGTGATGATGGTTCCATGTAATATGATGTTGGTCCTATGTAATGTGATGATGGTTCCATGTAATATGATGTTGGTCCTATGTAATGTGATGATGGTcctgtgtaatatgatgatgGTTACGTGTAATATGATGATGGTCCTGTGTAATGTCATGATGGTTCTATGTAATATGATGATGGTCCTGTGTAATGGGATGATGGTTCCGTGTAATATGATGATGGTCTGGTAAAATGTGATGATGGTTTTGTGTAATATAATGATGGTCCTATGTAATGGGATGATGTTCCTGTGTAATGTGATGATggttctgtgtaatatgatgatgGTTCAGTGTGATATGATGATGGTCCCGTGTAATGTGATGATTCCGTGTTATGTGATTACTCCCAATGTTCTTTGCACTTCacactttcataaatcagggagGGCCATACAGTGAGTGCCAATGAGCCAAATGTTATCCCATGGAGGACAGATGGATGTCATTGGCTGGTTCACTCACATTTGTTGTGGTATCCAAGAAAACCCCCCACAGCCACTAAGATGAGGACAGTGATGACAGCGattgtgctgcagccaatggtGATGGCTAGCTGGGATTTCCAACCATCTGCAACCAATCCTGTGAAGAGAAGAAATCAACTGAAAGAAATGTAAAGGATGAACAACCTCAGATATCACAGGGGCGGATATGAGTGCAAGAATTCTCCAGGAGCCACAATATTTCTACTGAGGGCCCCAATAATTTTATGACAAGATGTGAGAGTTTTCTTTCAAAGGACTTTAGTGTCTCACGTTTTACTTCCAGAAAGGTCCCATTCCCGTGTGCAGTCTCCTCCGAGTTGGCCAGCAGGGTGACCACACAGATATAGAGTCCGGTGTCGGAGAAGTTCAGATGGTGGAGATGAATGTTGGCAGATTTGTGAAAAAAGAATTCTGCAGGTCTGACGATGGACACTCTGCCCCTCAACTCTCCACTGGTATTGGTCACTTCGGGTCCCCACACACTATGGCGGTACCATTTGTAGAAGCCAGGAATGGTTCCATTAGAGGTGAAATTACAGAAGAGGGTGACGGAGCTGCACTCAGTGGCAGAAACCTTTGGAGTCTGATACACATAAAGAGTCTGCTCTGATGCTGAAATATACAGAACACAACAAGgtacaaataaaacttttcacCAAAATCCCACTGCAGGAGACCTTCTAAGAATTTGCCAATCCAATGGCTCTAATTCCAGACTAGAAATAAGCATGCGGCCAGTAACAGCAGAGAGTTAGCGGAGGGTGGTACCATATTACCAGAGAGCGGTGCCATGTTGGTAGAGAGCAGTGCCATGTTACCAGGGAGCAGTGCAATGTTGAGGATGAGTATGGGGCAAATGCAGTCCTAAATGGACATTCCACCCATAACAGATCTGCTGCACTCATGTAAATGCCCGGGGTAAGTCTAGCTTTATATAGGTGGTTCTGGTAGAGATCCCAGTCCTAATCCTGGGCCCAGTCTGGAAAAGTACTTGGAAATCATTGAGAGTGTTGCAATTTTACCAGCGAGTGGTGCCATGTTACCAGAAGAGTGGTGCCATATTACCAGGGAGTGGTGCCATGTTAGCACAGGGTGGTGCCAAATTACCAAAGAGCTGTTCCATGTTACCATAGAGTGGTGCCATAATACCAGAGCATGGTGCCATATTACTAGGCAGTGGTGCCATGTTTGTAGAGAGTGGTGCCATATTACCAGGAAGTGATGCCATGTTAGCAGAGAGTTGTGCCATGTTAGCAGAGATTGGTGCCATATTAGCAGAGAGTGGTGCCACATTACCAGAGACTGGTGCCATATTACCAGGGAGTGGTGCCATACTACCAGAGAGTGGTGCCATGTTAGCGGAGAGTGGTGCCATATTACTAGAGAGTGGTGCCATGTTACCAGAGAGTGGTGTCATATGTCCAGAGAGCTGTTCCATGTCAGCAGAGAGTGGTGCCATGTTAGTAGAGAGTGGTGCCATATTACCAGGGATTGGTGTCATGTTAGTAGAGAGTGGTGCCATATTACCCAAGATGTGTGCCATGTTTGCAGAGAGTGGTGCCATATTACTAGAGAGCTGTTCCATGATACCATAGAGTGGTGCCATATTACCAGGGAGTGGTGCTATGTTAGCAGAGAGTGATGACATGTTACCAGAGATGGGTGCCATATTACCAGGGAGGGCTGCCACGTTAGTAGAAATTGGTGCCATATTACAAGAGAGCAGTGCCATGTTAGCAGAGTGGTGCCATGCTACCAGAAAGTGGTTGAATACCTGAAAGTGTTGTGTGGTACCTGAGAGACATGGCTATGCTTCTGTTGTGTGATGTTTGCCCTGCCCTGGGGTAATTATATCACTATGtctcagttatatatatatatatattttttttttcaaatctcgCAATCCGTGCTAAAACACAGCCCGTGTACGGTAAAAAAGTGaaggtgcaaaaacaccacacaaaaaacgtgcactggggtactatttggtaaaccctcctctaaagaggaagggccacccttttctccagaccctccaaagccaagctccagacgagggctggatactGAGCCCATCCAGCTGAAGCTGGAATGGACTTACATGCACCCCTGAACGAAGtcagagaggggccttttctctctgggaccgCATAAGCAGGTCCCACCAGATActcagctgggagctctcccgaagagagactcccactaagggagagcgcctggtttttaggccaaggcactctccaagacgtaagggctagcccataaggtaatagcaccctccatcaacaaaaatggcagacaaataccacaccagtgactgtgacaacataaaaaacatttaaataataatgtgcactgtgcataacacacagggcaacaggttttaaaaattgcccatcagttatatggtcatgtgaccagtgacATCATCCTGGGATGGGTGATGAGATCATGGACCTGGACTGGCACCACCCACAGTGCCACTATTGAGGATAACTAATGGAGATTCAGTATAAGGCCATGTAGGCCCATGCCTGAGGGGCCGAATCTCTGCGGTGAGAACACTCCCATCTGATGAGAAGGTAAACAAGAACTGTCTGtgctccccccccctccccagaaTGACATTTCCCACTTCTGGGGCACAGAGTGCTGGGGTTACAGTGCAGAGGATTTTGGGTACACCAAAAATTCAATCATATCTGGGAGGGGATGCCCCCTCTCCCCCCACCATACAATGTCTCCCCTCACCTTGCACAGCTGTCAGAATAATCAGCAGAATCTCCCCGTCCAGCATGGTCCTCCCAGTGATGGGCACTGAATGACCTACAAGGGTCTGCACAGCACTGCAGATGGAGGAACAGAAACTAACACACAGAAGTAGGGTTTTCTTCTGTAATATTACAGGAAATAAAGAAAgccgggggggggggttacagacTGACAAAAGTAGGGTCTTCTCCCTGCCACTGGGGGGTTGTGCAGGATGAATATGATCATCATGAACTCCACGCACCCCATATGTGGGGTTCACAAAGAGTTCTCTGTCCTCCAGCAATATGGGATAGCGGGAGAAGGGCCCCAGACATCCAGCTGTAAGTGGCCCTGTGCatgagcagtgcagagcctctacATTGATGTATCTGCTGACACCCAATGAGTCTGAGGAGGAGGGCAACTCTACCCTGGCCATCTGAACCCAACCCTCACTCCTCATCATTCCCCAACACCTCACTCCACATACCCTTATTCTTCATACTCCTCCTCATTCCCAATCATTCCTCATACTCAACATCATTCCCAATTATTTCCTATACCTTCATTCTTCATACCCTCACTCCCCATCATCTCCCATATCCTCATTCCCCATCTGTCCATACCCCTGTTCAACATCATTCCCCATCATTTCCTATACCTTCATACACAACATCTCACTCCTCATACCCCTATTCTCCCTAACCCCCCATATCCTTCTTCATTCTCTATATCCTCATTCCCTTTCACCTTCATTTCTCATCCCCCATTTCCTATTTCTCTCTATACACACATTATCTGTTACTCCTCATACCCTTATTCTTCATACTCCTCCCCATTCCCAATCATTCCTCATACTCAACATCATTCCCCAATATTTCCTATACCTTCATTCTTTATACCCTCACTCCCCATCATCTCTCATCATCCCTCATATCCTCACTCCCCATTTGTATGTCTATACCCCCATTCAACATCATTCCCCATTATTTGCTATACCTTCATACCCTCAGTTCTCATCATACCCCAACACCTCACTGCTCATACCCTTATTCTCCATAACCCCCCATATCCTTCTTCATCCTCCATATCCTTCTTCATCCTCTATATCCTCAGTCCCTTTCACCATACCTTCATTTCTAATGCCTCCATTCCTTATTCCTCtctatacacacaatatacattaCTCCTCATACTCTTACTCTTACTCTTACTCTTACTCTTACTCTTACCCCTGTTCAACATCATTGCCCGTTTACTCATTTCCCATTATTTCCTATCCCTTCATACCCAACATCTCACTCCTCATACCCCTATTCTCCCTAACCCCCCATATCCTTCTTCATCCTCTATATCCTCATTCCCTTTCACCTTCATTTCTCATCCCCCATTCCCTATTCCTCTCTATACACACATTATCCATTGCTCCTCATACCCACATCCCCCAAATCCGCATTCACAAAGCAAAACAGCATTCACGTAGAAAGGTTCACACCAATATACAGTAGGTGCAATCCTTTATGTGAAGCACGTAGATCCTTCTTTATATCTGGGCTCATAGAAGAAACCTTATCGGCCTCACCAGGGAGCAAAGCAATGTGGTGAGCTAAGAATAAAGGGTCATATCGATGTCACCGGTTGTCACTCATCAGAGATGAAGAACTGACAATTCCCAGGGTGGAGACAACACCTCAGACATCCCCTGTGTGTGGAGGTTGGGTTGTCGCAGCGCCATCAGCTGTTGTGGTTGGGTTAGAACCCGTCAGGTTTTCCTGCAATTAGATTCTTTCACATTCTGTCTGTTTCCTGTTTGGTTGTCAcatgggacaggaagtgaaagacacagacagaagtaaaaattcttgtttttggtTTAGCAAATCATTATCTGTTGCTGCCCAATATGAAACCCAGAAGGGCAGTCAGCATGTGCCCCTTTCATAGTGCCCACATCAGGCTCCTAGGCATCTGGCTGGACAAATGAGGATGGCAGCTGAAGATATATATCTACCCGTAACATGCCCTTCCATtgttggggaagggggggtcTCTTTCTTACAACCTGTACCCAAAAATTAGGGATCTGCAGTTAGGGTGTTTATATGGAATTCAGAAGCCCCTTTGACTAGGGGAACCCAAGATAGCAAACCCCCCTCATCCATtcagtacaggggtacatagcaCCCATTTCCTGACTAGCTGTCATTATACAGCGAATCTGTCCCAGCTCAGCCTCAGCTTTGTGTAGAGATCAACCGGTGAATCTGGGGATCGGGTTGATTattagcctggccaatcaggaagcc
This portion of the Pyxicephalus adspersus chromosome 8, UCB_Pads_2.0, whole genome shotgun sequence genome encodes:
- the LOC140336864 gene encoding natural cytotoxicity triggering receptor 3-like isoform X1, encoding MLDGEILLIILTAVQASEQTLYVYQTPKVSATECSSVTLFCNFTSNGTIPGFYKWYRHSVWGPEVTNTSGELRGRVSIVRPAEFFFHKSANIHLHHLNFSDTGLYICVVTLLANSEETAHGNGTFLEVKRLVADGWKSQLAITIGCSTIAVITVLILVAVGGFLGYHNKLSSCLLLRAKEDSEVHIYCTIKE
- the LOC140336864 gene encoding uncharacterized protein isoform X4 gives rise to the protein MLDGEILLIILTAVQGLVADGWKSQLAITIGCSTIAVITVLILVAVGGFLGYHNKLSSCLLLRAKEDSEVHIYCTIKE